The Listeria sp. PSOL-1 genome includes a region encoding these proteins:
- a CDS encoding acetyltransferase, which yields MKNLIIIGDGGHSKVVQSIIKAADKYNIIEIWDDKYTESFCEQNIVYKQIDGKSPYLTDQTTLFFIAIGDNNVRHQKVQFLGCPENKYAIIMHPSATVDQSVELYPGTLIMAGAVVQYGSCLSSQVIVNTRAVVEHDCKLGRFAHVAPNATLTGGSQVGNLSFIGAGSVLLPQIKVADQVIVGAGSVVTKDVEAGSVVMGNPAKVK from the coding sequence ATGAAAAATTTAATTATAATAGGCGATGGTGGGCATAGTAAAGTTGTGCAAAGCATTATAAAAGCTGCGGATAAATATAATATAATTGAAATCTGGGATGATAAATATACGGAATCTTTTTGCGAGCAAAATATCGTCTATAAGCAGATTGATGGAAAAAGTCCATATTTAACAGATCAAACAACTTTATTTTTTATCGCAATCGGGGATAATAACGTGCGTCACCAAAAAGTTCAATTCCTAGGTTGCCCTGAGAATAAGTATGCCATTATTATGCACCCTTCTGCTACGGTTGATCAAAGTGTGGAGCTTTATCCAGGAACGTTAATCATGGCTGGAGCAGTTGTACAATATGGTTCTTGTTTAAGTAGTCAAGTGATTGTTAACACAAGAGCAGTTGTTGAACATGATTGTAAGCTGGGCCGTTTTGCTCACGTGGCACCGAATGCTACGCTTACTGGCGGATCGCAAGTTGGCAATTTAAGTTTTATTGGTGCTGGAAGTGTTTTACTACCGCAAATTAAAGTCGCTGATCAAGTGATAGTTGGCGCTGGAAGTGTAGTGACAAAGGATGTGGAAGCAGGAAGTGTGGTCATGGGAAATCCTGCAAAAGTTAAGTAA
- a CDS encoding cell wall anchor protein codes for MKNISKMLCSSLVLSVSLVLPTSVFAETTNSGEKTNTISQELPEPEKANKTTATAKLQNQEAKPLATAKTNLRIEIKTKVNPALFVNAEAGVKLTFKTKPIVSSLGRQNVTILAINATRSEEITVNYAVQDTQKPKIKLIDKVNILSLGEERYAGEFVNVSDNSDNYDIFFAHREPHLDTSKVGKFSVDIIVRDKSGNETEITLNYEVIDETDFLDLEFNYSAPTIDKAKSTATNIYGKTRPNTVVAVIHAKSEKLLAKTLATDNGNFHLNLKRKPLKKKQLVYIQSIDLEQEEISAIAEYSYNGKNATAKRPTTNKVTTASFKKKPTFTQLPKTGDRHHPESIGLGLLVTALYLKKRS; via the coding sequence ATGAAGAATATTTCAAAAATGTTGTGCAGTTCTCTAGTTTTGTCTGTAAGCCTTGTACTTCCAACATCTGTTTTTGCAGAAACCACAAATTCTGGCGAAAAAACGAACACTATCTCACAAGAACTTCCAGAGCCGGAAAAAGCAAACAAAACCACAGCCACAGCCAAACTACAAAATCAAGAAGCTAAACCGCTAGCTACAGCCAAAACAAACCTAAGAATAGAAATCAAGACCAAAGTAAATCCAGCTCTTTTTGTTAACGCTGAAGCGGGTGTAAAATTAACTTTCAAAACAAAACCAATCGTCTCTTCATTAGGAAGACAAAACGTGACTATTCTAGCAATTAATGCGACAAGATCTGAAGAAATCACAGTGAACTATGCTGTCCAAGATACACAAAAACCTAAGATCAAACTGATTGATAAAGTAAATATTCTCAGCTTAGGCGAAGAAAGGTATGCCGGCGAATTTGTTAATGTAAGCGACAATTCAGATAACTATGATATCTTCTTTGCTCATCGAGAACCACATCTTGATACATCTAAAGTCGGCAAATTCTCAGTAGATATCATTGTTCGTGATAAATCAGGGAATGAAACAGAGATAACACTCAACTATGAAGTGATAGACGAGACAGACTTTCTGGATTTGGAATTTAATTATTCTGCCCCAACAATTGACAAAGCCAAATCTACAGCTACTAACATCTATGGTAAAACCCGCCCTAATACTGTCGTTGCTGTTATTCATGCTAAGAGTGAAAAACTGCTAGCCAAAACGCTTGCCACTGATAATGGGAACTTTCATCTTAACTTAAAAAGAAAACCTTTGAAAAAAAAGCAGCTCGTTTATATCCAAAGTATCGATCTAGAACAGGAAGAAATTAGTGCGATCGCTGAGTATTCGTATAATGGCAAAAATGCTACAGCTAAACGCCCAACAACAAACAAAGTTACCACAGCGTCATTTAAAAAAAAGCCAACATTTACCCAACTCCCTAAAACTGGAGATCGCCATCATCCAGAGAGTATAGGCCTTGGCCTCCTTGTAACAGCTCTTTACTTAAAAAAGCGTAGTTGA